A genomic stretch from Persephonella sp. includes:
- a CDS encoding PrsW family glutamic-type intramembrane protease yields MNLFIVISFFISMLACLGWVYYFWKLDKYEQEPFHLLLITFVFGAFLTLIASFFEELGLEFFGLSIDDVIQNPFNSNLLLFFLYLVVVVGIVEEFVKLIPVRFYAFKQINEPIDGLIYASATAAGFAFVEDLLYIYYGFKAGFVEGIFITWVRILTSPVHILFASYWGIALGLYKQNPARKSDVIKGFFVAAFLHGLYDFFAFLGEIGSIGAAAVILVTIILLMKKVSFLLRISPFNNLNYFISCKYCNGLFPAKAQYCINCGKSTYWVEKENKIQLKYFCGNCKSRLNFGQNYCTSCGMKIHWK; encoded by the coding sequence ATGAACTTATTTATCGTAATTTCATTTTTTATCTCTATGCTTGCTTGCTTAGGGTGGGTTTATTACTTTTGGAAATTAGATAAATATGAACAGGAACCGTTTCATCTACTTTTAATTACATTCGTATTTGGTGCTTTTCTTACTTTAATTGCAAGTTTTTTTGAAGAATTAGGACTGGAGTTTTTTGGTTTATCTATAGATGATGTTATACAAAATCCCTTTAATAGTAATTTGCTTTTATTTTTTCTTTATCTTGTGGTAGTAGTAGGGATTGTAGAAGAGTTTGTAAAGCTTATTCCAGTTAGATTTTATGCTTTTAAACAGATTAATGAACCTATTGATGGTTTAATTTATGCTTCAGCAACAGCTGCTGGTTTTGCTTTTGTAGAGGATTTACTTTATATCTATTATGGGTTTAAAGCTGGATTTGTAGAAGGGATATTTATAACATGGGTTAGGATTTTAACTTCTCCTGTTCATATATTATTCGCATCTTATTGGGGAATTGCTCTTGGGCTTTACAAGCAGAATCCTGCAAGAAAAAGTGATGTCATAAAAGGATTTTTTGTGGCTGCCTTTTTACATGGGCTTTATGATTTTTTTGCTTTTCTTGGAGAAATAGGTTCTATAGGGGCAGCGGCTGTGATATTAGTTACTATAATTTTACTTATGAAAAAAGTTAGTTTTCTGTTGAGAATATCTCCATTTAATAATTTGAATTACTTTATAAGCTGTAAATATTGTAATGGTTTATTTCCTGCTAAAGCACAGTATTGTATAAACTGTGGGAAATCTACATATTGGGTAGAAAAAGAAAATAAAATTCAATTGAAATATTTTTGTGGAAATTGTAAAAGTAGATTAAATTTCGGACAAAATTACTGCACCAGTTGTGGAATGAAAATACACTGGAAATAA
- a CDS encoding DUF202 domain-containing protein, with product MEEKKPKIDPKDLMAVERATTALFSTSISLIVLGFVVEKFELFLHLVSIEVKNNFKVKLIHESYLNFYAYLGIVIILAGVFLAIYTYFYYTRWISNLEKGQIEKDKQIYLALSIFISIIGILLILTMTTI from the coding sequence ATGGAGGAGAAAAAACCAAAGATAGATCCTAAAGATTTAATGGCGGTTGAGAGAGCAACTACTGCATTATTTAGCACATCTATCTCTTTGATTGTGCTGGGTTTCGTTGTTGAGAAATTTGAACTATTCCTTCATTTGGTTTCAATAGAAGTTAAAAATAATTTTAAAGTAAAACTTATTCATGAAAGTTACCTTAATTTTTATGCATATCTGGGGATTGTAATTATACTGGCAGGAGTTTTTTTGGCTATTTATACATACTTTTATTATACAAGATGGATATCAAATTTGGAAAAAGGTCAGATTGAAAAAGACAAACAAATTTATTTAGCATTATCAATATTTATATCTATAATAGGTATCTTACTAATTTTAACAATGACTACAATATGA
- a CDS encoding thioredoxin domain-containing protein: protein MPNRLINEKSPYLRQHAYNPVDWYPWGEEAFEKAKKEDKPIFLSIGYSTCHWCHVMEKESFEDEEIAEILNKYFVSIKVDREERPDVDSIYMNVCMMMTGRGGWPLTIFMTPDKKPFYAGTYFPKEGSHTRIGLKELLLNIAKLWQEDRTKLLERADKILNHLKEYSKTTSEDIVPPNISEILYETLKDMFDPYYGGFGRRPKFPVPHNLMFLMRYYSKTKLQSAIDMIKHTLTEMRLGGIYDHIGYGLHRYSTDERWFLPHFEKMLYDQAMLMIAYTEAFQITGEKLYKETVQQIAEYLQRDMLSPEGGFYSAEDADSEGEEGKFYVWSYEEIEKIIGKEDIKLFEKVFNITPEGNYREEHTGRLTGKNILYLKKTIPELAKELGISENQLKEKIIIWREKLFTEREKRVHPLKDTKILTDWNGLIIAALSKASVIDPEYAQLAKNVADFVLKTMKKSDGTLLHRYKDGEAEIDGFLSDYAFLVWGLIELYQATAEEKYLIEAINLTETMIKHFWDEKGGFFDTPDFGENLIVKPKESYDGAIPSGNSVAVYNLYRLFRMTGDFRYRDYADKTIEAFSSKIKSIPAGYSMMILGYDFGNNKGKDIVIAGKDYKEVLEKINQKFMPYSSVLVKKGDILDEKIPFLKQLPVDDKPAVYICEDFTCGLPITDISQLDEKLG from the coding sequence ATGCCAAATAGACTAATAAACGAAAAAAGCCCATATCTCAGGCAGCATGCATATAACCCTGTGGACTGGTATCCATGGGGAGAAGAAGCCTTTGAAAAGGCCAAAAAAGAGGACAAACCCATATTCCTGTCAATAGGCTATTCCACATGCCACTGGTGTCATGTTATGGAAAAGGAAAGTTTTGAGGATGAAGAAATAGCAGAAATCCTTAACAAATATTTTGTTTCTATAAAGGTTGACAGAGAAGAACGCCCAGATGTTGATAGTATCTATATGAATGTCTGTATGATGATGACAGGTAGAGGCGGCTGGCCTTTAACAATTTTTATGACCCCTGATAAAAAACCTTTTTATGCAGGAACATATTTTCCAAAAGAAGGTTCTCATACAAGAATAGGACTAAAAGAACTACTGCTAAATATTGCAAAGCTATGGCAAGAAGACAGAACAAAACTACTGGAAAGGGCTGACAAAATCTTAAATCATCTAAAAGAATATTCTAAAACTACTTCCGAAGACATAGTTCCACCAAATATATCAGAAATCTTATATGAAACCTTGAAAGATATGTTTGACCCATACTACGGTGGATTTGGAAGAAGACCTAAATTCCCTGTTCCCCATAATCTTATGTTTTTAATGAGATACTACTCCAAAACAAAGCTACAAAGTGCCATTGATATGATAAAGCATACCCTTACAGAAATGAGACTTGGAGGAATTTATGACCATATCGGTTATGGCTTACATAGATACTCAACAGATGAAAGGTGGTTTCTGCCCCATTTTGAAAAAATGTTATACGACCAGGCAATGCTTATGATTGCATATACAGAAGCTTTCCAGATAACAGGAGAAAAGCTATATAAAGAAACTGTCCAGCAGATAGCAGAATATCTCCAGAGGGATATGCTTTCACCAGAAGGCGGCTTTTACTCAGCTGAGGATGCAGACAGTGAAGGAGAAGAAGGAAAATTTTATGTTTGGAGTTATGAGGAAATAGAAAAAATAATCGGAAAAGAGGATATAAAACTGTTTGAAAAAGTTTTTAATATCACACCTGAGGGAAACTACCGTGAGGAGCACACAGGAAGATTAACAGGGAAGAATATTCTTTATTTGAAAAAAACTATTCCAGAACTGGCTAAGGAGTTAGGAATATCTGAAAATCAGCTTAAGGAAAAAATTATCATATGGAGGGAAAAATTATTTACCGAAAGGGAAAAAAGGGTTCATCCATTAAAGGATACCAAAATACTGACTGACTGGAATGGTCTTATTATTGCGGCACTTTCAAAGGCGTCTGTTATAGACCCTGAATATGCACAGCTGGCCAAAAATGTAGCAGATTTTGTTTTAAAAACAATGAAAAAATCAGATGGAACACTTCTCCACAGATATAAGGATGGCGAAGCTGAGATTGATGGCTTTTTATCTGATTATGCCTTTTTGGTATGGGGATTAATAGAGCTTTATCAGGCTACAGCTGAAGAAAAATATCTAATAGAAGCTATAAACCTGACAGAAACAATGATTAAGCATTTCTGGGATGAAAAAGGCGGATTTTTTGACACTCCTGACTTTGGGGAAAATCTGATTGTCAAGCCAAAGGAAAGTTATGATGGGGCAATTCCGTCCGGAAACTCAGTTGCAGTTTATAACCTGTATAGGCTGTTTAGAATGACAGGGGATTTCAGATACAGGGATTATGCAGACAAAACCATAGAAGCCTTTTCTTCAAAAATAAAATCAATTCCGGCAGGATACAGTATGATGATACTGGGATATGACTTTGGAAATAATAAAGGCAAGGATATCGTTATTGCAGGAAAGGATTATAAAGAGGTTTTAGAAAAAATAAATCAAAAATTCATGCCTTACAGCTCTGTCCTTGTGAAAAAAGGAGATATTTTAGATGAAAAGATACCATTTTTAAAACAGCTGCCTGTAGATGATAAACCTGCTGTTTATATATGTGAGGACTTTACCTGTGGACTACCTATCACAGATATATCCCAGTTAGACGAAAAATTAGGGTAG
- a CDS encoding nitrilase-related carbon-nitrogen hydrolase has product MLVYSLQVNLELGNTEKNLEKIFSYIDKVEKNSLVLLPEMFSCGFDNENLERHAKETPAIHKYLKEMSHKKHLVIAGTLPEKSRNAIYNKAFVIDNGEIVYKQAKVKLFRPTGEHKYFKAGKNFDVAESSNGNLGIMICFELRFPNISYTLRKKGAEIILVPAQWGKPRKYHLEVLSKARAIEDQSFVIVSNTTGKIGNIEYAGSSGIYDPWGETLAFIDEEEGLIQADINLNDVYRVRKKIKMDI; this is encoded by the coding sequence ATGCTTGTTTATTCTTTGCAGGTTAATCTGGAGCTGGGAAATACAGAAAAAAATCTGGAGAAAATATTTTCCTATATAGACAAAGTTGAAAAAAACTCCCTTGTGCTACTTCCTGAAATGTTTAGCTGTGGTTTTGATAATGAAAATCTTGAAAGGCATGCAAAAGAAACTCCTGCTATACATAAATATTTAAAAGAAATGTCCCATAAAAAGCACTTGGTTATTGCAGGCACACTTCCGGAAAAATCCAGAAATGCCATTTATAACAAGGCATTTGTTATAGATAACGGGGAAATTGTTTACAAACAGGCAAAAGTTAAACTATTTAGACCAACAGGGGAACACAAATATTTCAAAGCTGGAAAAAATTTTGATGTGGCAGAAAGCTCAAATGGAAATCTTGGGATAATGATTTGCTTTGAACTTAGATTTCCTAATATCTCATACACTTTAAGAAAAAAAGGTGCAGAAATAATCCTTGTTCCTGCCCAATGGGGAAAGCCGAGAAAATACCATCTTGAAGTGCTTTCAAAAGCAAGGGCAATTGAAGACCAGTCTTTTGTTATAGTCAGTAATACCACAGGTAAAATTGGAAATATTGAGTATGCAGGAAGTTCAGGGATTTACGACCCATGGGGAGAAACGCTGGCATTTATAGACGAAGAAGAAGGCTTAATACAGGCAGACATAAATCTGAATGACGTTTACAGAGTCAGGAAAAAAATAAAAATGGATATATAA
- a CDS encoding DUF505 domain-containing protein produces the protein MVIRKEHALALLNAKSQEEKGLACQITIKAEEDPYVELELQNLLEQGNSPIEYTLTYWGRNLVYILEEMIKKGLIKHPSEWDDRFRWIGSEVIAMIEAAILSGGLTGEETFEPLRERGFAQEVHEEKKGWFKEINEYAKAVYDIYTKAKPRLVISKELGNYIASMPTGPAETKMLPEHSRFPLVLESMRLISFSVPNSDVYTLSGLGQAVQKVVQTMAPSLETIINEDYMYALLKVLDSGMEALTPQEAEVLEELAFIDAEGNILPAGEALLEVYKLWSEREYRPVKTFNLETLDEELLIGIEKVWEKNKTNPEVVPTAEEIVHYLMEKPLKEYKHLIEFYGRMINQAMGYQKKEELKKKWAELFTIEDLFKHFWEKGNQWYEKLYDTVKESLYSLEAFELVKSEIDEKTGKTVYKLTNHGKRVLQDIKEKGVREITSTGVKAISITKTEFGAPNYHWYEEAVNEHLVGGGYPTKSGQLYEELAYTVRRLPNLTRFELMVLHKIPEYGMFLDELFKEFDETLKEEVQYAVNKLEARYILDVLPNNGIRLTEAGKLLKKALSGVPEGIANPINPVIVRILQAIKQVGNLYVKEKRVRILPKNWEEAIKLSGLDKETFEKEIAVARLAGFIGKTSIHESGLEVLEAVELMNK, from the coding sequence ATGGTTATTAGAAAAGAGCATGCACTTGCACTTTTAAACGCAAAATCACAGGAAGAAAAAGGTCTTGCCTGCCAGATTACAATCAAAGCAGAAGAAGACCCTTATGTTGAACTGGAACTTCAAAATCTGCTGGAACAGGGCAATTCCCCAATTGAATATACACTGACATATTGGGGAAGAAATCTTGTTTATATCCTTGAAGAAATGATTAAAAAGGGTCTTATCAAACATCCTTCTGAGTGGGACGATAGATTTAGATGGATAGGTTCTGAAGTTATTGCAATGATAGAAGCTGCTATCTTAAGTGGTGGATTAACAGGAGAAGAAACATTTGAACCACTTAGAGAAAGAGGTTTTGCGCAGGAAGTTCATGAAGAGAAAAAAGGCTGGTTCAAAGAAATAAATGAGTATGCAAAAGCTGTTTATGACATTTACACAAAAGCAAAACCAAGACTTGTGATTTCAAAAGAACTTGGAAACTATATTGCTTCTATGCCAACAGGTCCAGCAGAAACAAAAATGCTTCCTGAACATAGTAGATTTCCACTTGTTCTTGAAAGTATGAGACTTATCTCATTCTCAGTTCCAAACTCTGATGTTTATACACTTTCAGGACTTGGACAGGCTGTCCAGAAGGTAGTTCAAACAATGGCACCATCCCTTGAAACAATAATAAATGAAGATTATATGTATGCACTGCTAAAAGTCCTTGATAGTGGGATGGAAGCCTTAACTCCACAGGAAGCTGAAGTTCTGGAAGAACTGGCATTTATTGATGCAGAAGGAAATATTCTTCCGGCTGGAGAAGCTTTACTTGAGGTTTATAAACTCTGGAGTGAAAGGGAATACAGACCTGTTAAAACATTTAACCTTGAGACATTAGACGAAGAACTATTAATCGGAATTGAAAAAGTATGGGAAAAAAACAAAACTAACCCTGAAGTTGTTCCAACAGCAGAAGAGATAGTCCACTATCTCATGGAAAAGCCTCTTAAAGAGTATAAACACCTGATTGAGTTTTACGGCAGAATGATTAATCAGGCTATGGGATATCAGAAAAAAGAAGAGCTTAAGAAAAAATGGGCTGAACTGTTTACGATAGAAGACCTGTTCAAACATTTCTGGGAAAAAGGAAACCAATGGTATGAAAAGCTTTATGACACGGTAAAAGAAAGTCTTTACTCCCTCGAAGCTTTTGAACTTGTTAAATCTGAAATAGATGAAAAAACAGGAAAAACTGTTTATAAACTGACAAACCACGGAAAAAGAGTTCTTCAGGATATAAAAGAAAAAGGTGTTAGAGAAATAACCTCAACAGGTGTAAAAGCTATATCTATTACCAAAACAGAATTTGGAGCACCAAACTACCACTGGTATGAAGAGGCTGTCAATGAACATCTGGTTGGTGGTGGATACCCAACAAAATCCGGTCAACTTTATGAAGAACTTGCTTACACAGTAAGAAGACTACCAAACCTTACAAGATTTGAGCTTATGGTTCTCCATAAAATTCCAGAATACGGAATGTTCCTTGATGAGCTATTCAAAGAATTTGATGAAACCCTCAAAGAAGAAGTTCAATATGCTGTTAACAAATTAGAAGCAAGATATATCCTTGATGTTCTTCCAAACAATGGAATTAGACTTACAGAAGCGGGAAAACTGCTTAAGAAAGCTCTCTCCGGAGTCCCAGAAGGAATAGCAAACCCAATAAACCCTGTTATAGTTAGAATTCTACAGGCTATAAAACAGGTTGGAAATCTGTATGTTAAAGAAAAAAGAGTAAGAATACTTCCTAAAAACTGGGAAGAAGCAATTAAGCTGTCCGGACTTGATAAAGAAACATTTGAAAAAGAGATAGCTGTTGCAAGACTTGCAGGATTTATCGGTAAAACTTCTATCCATGAATCTGGACTTGAGGTTCTGGAAGCTGTTGAACTGATGAATAAATAA
- a CDS encoding ribbon-helix-helix protein, CopG family, with translation MKRTQIYLDEEIYKYLKAESKRTGKSLSEIIREKLRTDLKKSKENLLKAIEETAGIWQYKTDNVEEALRNLRKGKRIDSI, from the coding sequence ATGAAAAGAACTCAAATTTATTTAGATGAAGAAATTTATAAATATTTAAAGGCAGAAAGTAAAAGAACAGGTAAAAGTTTATCTGAAATAATAAGAGAAAAATTAAGAACAGATCTAAAAAAATCAAAAGAAAATCTATTGAAAGCAATAGAAGAAACTGCAGGTATCTGGCAATATAAAACTGATAATGTTGAGGAAGCCCTCAGGAATCTAAGGAAAGGTAAAAGAATTGATAGTATTTGA
- a CDS encoding undecaprenyl-diphosphate phosphatase: protein MTVVESIILGIVEGLTEFLPISSTGHLILVSHLLGIKQTAAHKTFEVAIQLGSILAVVFLYKDRLFRDIELWKKLIVAFIPTGALGFLLYKLIKSLFSPYIVSVMLVIGGIIFIIIEYLHRNKDYPIKSLEDVSYPKAFLIGVFQSFAMIPGTSRSGASIIGGLLLGLDRKVAAEFSFLLAVPTMFVATGYDVYKNYQVFQLNNWITLITGFITAFIFAVISIKLLLGFIKNHTFIPFGIYRIIIGILYFLIFLR, encoded by the coding sequence TTGACTGTTGTAGAAAGTATTATCTTAGGTATTGTTGAAGGTCTTACAGAATTTCTTCCAATTTCCTCCACAGGACATTTGATACTGGTATCTCATCTACTTGGCATAAAGCAAACAGCAGCCCATAAGACATTTGAAGTGGCTATTCAGCTTGGATCAATCCTTGCGGTTGTGTTTTTGTATAAGGACAGACTTTTTAGGGATATAGAGCTGTGGAAAAAGCTGATAGTAGCATTTATACCGACAGGTGCTCTGGGATTTTTACTTTATAAACTGATAAAATCCCTTTTTAGCCCGTATATAGTTTCTGTGATGCTTGTTATTGGAGGGATTATATTCATTATTATTGAGTATCTACACAGAAATAAGGACTATCCAATAAAATCCCTTGAGGATGTGTCATATCCAAAGGCTTTTTTAATCGGAGTTTTCCAATCTTTTGCTATGATACCGGGAACTTCAAGGTCGGGAGCTTCTATTATAGGAGGTTTACTTCTTGGCTTAGATCGTAAAGTTGCAGCAGAATTTTCATTTTTGCTGGCTGTTCCTACAATGTTTGTGGCAACAGGATATGATGTGTATAAAAACTATCAGGTATTTCAACTGAATAACTGGATAACGTTGATAACAGGTTTTATAACGGCTTTTATATTTGCAGTGATTTCCATAAAACTATTACTTGGATTTATTAAAAATCATACATTTATTCCATTTGGGATTTACAGAATAATAATTGGAATTCTTTATTTCCTGATTTTTCTAAGATAA
- a CDS encoding type II toxin-antitoxin system VapC family toxin: protein MIVFDTDVLIWILRGNPEVIEKAKQIIEDTNGYVYITPVQIAEIYAGARKKEIPKIQKLLNSFKLIEINSEIGKVAGEFMNKYRKSHNVELADSLIAACCTVYNFKLWTFNKKHYPMIKNNLI, encoded by the coding sequence TTGATAGTATTTGATACGGATGTTTTAATCTGGATTTTGAGGGGAAATCCAGAAGTTATTGAAAAAGCTAAACAAATCATAGAAGATACCAATGGATACGTGTATATAACACCTGTTCAAATTGCAGAAATATATGCCGGTGCAAGAAAAAAAGAAATTCCAAAAATACAAAAGCTTTTAAATAGTTTTAAACTTATAGAAATAAATAGTGAGATAGGAAAAGTAGCAGGAGAATTTATGAATAAATATAGGAAATCTCACAATGTTGAGCTTGCAGATAGTTTAATAGCTGCCTGTTGCACAGTCTATAATTTTAAACTTTGGACTTTCAATAAAAAGCATTATCCTATGATTAAAAACAATTTAATTTAA
- the pyrE gene encoding orotate phosphoribosyltransferase — MDYREKLKQMILERALKVADKPIFKLSSGKMSTYYMDLRTITLDPEGGYIIGNLIFEMIKDKSPDAIGGLTLGADPISYATALVSYLNKQPIKPFVVRKEPKGHGTGKQIEGNVQPGEKVFIVEDVVTTAGSSLKAAKVARDFGLEIMGIIAIVDREEGGAENIKKEGFEFFPIFKVSEFLKTNS; from the coding sequence TTGGATTACAGGGAGAAGCTTAAACAGATGATATTAGAAAGGGCATTAAAGGTTGCAGATAAGCCAATATTTAAACTCTCTTCAGGTAAAATGAGCACATATTATATGGACTTAAGGACAATAACCCTTGATCCTGAAGGCGGATACATAATAGGAAATCTGATTTTTGAAATGATAAAGGATAAATCCCCTGATGCAATAGGAGGACTGACACTTGGGGCTGACCCTATATCTTATGCAACGGCACTTGTTTCTTATCTGAATAAACAGCCTATAAAACCATTTGTCGTTAGAAAAGAGCCTAAAGGACACGGAACAGGAAAACAGATTGAGGGAAATGTTCAACCGGGAGAAAAGGTTTTTATAGTGGAAGATGTTGTAACAACAGCAGGTTCTTCACTTAAAGCAGCAAAAGTTGCAAGGGACTTTGGTCTGGAGATAATGGGTATTATAGCTATTGTTGATAGAGAAGAAGGTGGAGCAGAAAATATTAAAAAGGAAGGTTTTGAGTTTTTCCCTATTTTTAAAGTATCAGAATTCTTAAAAACTAATAGTTAG
- the ccsA gene encoding cytochrome c biogenesis protein CcsA: MLKILLIVILMSYFVSSIGFWVYLFTKKDTGKKFGFSFYGIAFLLQLLYIGIKDIQAKSFALATQQELPFFLAFLIGAVFLGLSFKYKTQLRDFGSLFAPINVFLVALTLPHYEKVEIGYKNIWFYAHVIFSMVAYALIIAGAVVAAVYILTQRDLKRKKLDSFLVSKFSSSLVLLQDIEYKTNVAAFIMLSLALIASSVWSSVYLGKHWIWDIKQIALSLLWVYYGFLIHIMVIKHEKGKKASYLTVAGGIMAFIIYWFIKHPNY, encoded by the coding sequence TTGCTTAAGATACTGCTGATTGTTATTTTGATGTCTTATTTTGTGTCGTCTATAGGTTTTTGGGTTTATTTATTTACCAAAAAAGATACTGGAAAAAAGTTTGGGTTTAGTTTTTATGGAATAGCATTTTTATTGCAGCTGCTATACATAGGAATAAAAGATATACAGGCAAAAAGTTTTGCACTGGCAACCCAGCAGGAACTTCCATTTTTTCTCGCATTTTTAATCGGTGCTGTTTTTCTGGGACTTTCTTTTAAATACAAAACACAGCTAAGGGATTTTGGTTCATTGTTTGCACCTATAAATGTTTTCTTAGTGGCTCTTACTCTACCTCATTATGAAAAAGTAGAAATTGGCTACAAAAATATATGGTTCTATGCCCATGTGATTTTTTCAATGGTTGCTTATGCTTTAATCATAGCCGGTGCAGTGGTTGCAGCGGTTTATATTCTTACCCAAAGAGATTTAAAAAGGAAAAAACTGGATTCATTTCTGGTTTCCAAATTTTCTTCATCTCTGGTTTTACTTCAGGATATTGAATACAAAACAAATGTTGCTGCATTTATAATGCTGTCCCTTGCCTTAATTGCCTCTTCTGTCTGGTCAAGTGTGTATTTGGGAAAACACTGGATTTGGGATATTAAGCAGATAGCACTATCTTTATTATGGGTTTATTATGGATTTTTAATTCATATTATGGTTATAAAACATGAAAAAGGGAAAAAAGCCTCCTATCTGACTGTTGCAGGAGGCATTATGGCATTTATTATCTACTGGTTCATAAAACACCCTAACTATTAG
- a CDS encoding nucleotidyltransferase domain-containing protein, which yields MFKAQKVKTIEDLKEFLQQFFKGENVKVYLFGSRAEGRNTQYSDIDLAFDLDKDISGKLSQLRYILEESNLPYKVDIVDLKSAPYLKQVIKEKGKRWL from the coding sequence ATGTTTAAAGCACAAAAAGTAAAAACCATTGAAGATTTAAAAGAGTTTTTGCAGCAATTTTTTAAAGGGGAAAATGTAAAGGTATATCTTTTTGGTTCACGGGCAGAAGGAAGAAATACCCAGTATTCAGATATAGACTTAGCCTTTGATTTAGATAAGGATATAAGTGGAAAATTGTCTCAACTAAGGTATATTCTAGAGGAAAGTAACCTTCCTTATAAGGTAGATATAGTAGATTTAAAGAGTGCTCCATACCTGAAACAGGTAATAAAGGAAAAAGGTAAAAGATGGCTTTAA
- a CDS encoding YifB family Mg chelatase-like AAA ATPase: protein MLTNITSGGFIGIDGFKVEVEVNISQGLPQFIIVGLPDTAVKESKERVKSAIINSGFSFPLRKITVNLAPADIQKQGTLYDLPVAIGILNLAGIFSPNSIENTAFIGELALDGSIRKIKGVLPIAYGLKQIGVKKLILPEENAPEASLISELEVYGFQHLKEIIGFLTGDINKKPVKPDIEGTFTDYSGYPDFSEIKGQYAVKRALEIAAAGFHNLLMIGSPGSGKSMMAKAFPSILPPMSFEEAIETTKIHSVAGILDGYIVKNRPYRNPHHTISDVALIGGGSIPKPGEVSLAHNGVLFLDEFPEFKRSSLEVLRQPMEDREVVISRASGRYKFPAKFQLLAAANPCPCGYKNDPIRECRCTPAEIRRYRNKLSGPIVDRIDMITWVNSVPPEELSKMSAGESSQQIRERVLKAVDIQKKRFKELPVNFNSEMSPSMIEKFVILEDEAENTLRLAAKKYGITARGFHRILKVSRTIADLEASKNVKTKHIVEALNYRLTEEMLS, encoded by the coding sequence ATGCTTACAAATATAACGAGCGGGGGATTTATTGGTATTGATGGATTTAAGGTGGAAGTAGAAGTAAATATATCCCAGGGACTTCCACAATTTATAATTGTAGGTCTTCCTGATACAGCTGTTAAGGAAAGTAAAGAAAGGGTAAAATCAGCAATAATAAACAGCGGATTTTCTTTTCCTTTAAGGAAAATAACGGTTAATCTGGCTCCTGCTGATATTCAAAAGCAGGGAACACTTTATGACCTGCCTGTTGCAATTGGAATATTAAATCTTGCAGGGATTTTTTCTCCAAATTCAATTGAAAATACAGCTTTTATTGGAGAACTTGCCCTTGATGGTTCAATCAGGAAAATAAAAGGAGTTCTACCTATAGCTTATGGGCTTAAACAGATAGGTGTCAAAAAACTGATACTTCCTGAGGAAAATGCCCCTGAAGCATCACTGATATCAGAGCTTGAGGTTTATGGGTTTCAACATCTAAAGGAGATAATTGGATTTTTAACAGGGGATATTAATAAAAAGCCTGTGAAACCGGATATTGAGGGAACGTTCACAGATTATTCAGGATATCCGGATTTTTCAGAAATCAAGGGACAGTATGCTGTAAAAAGGGCACTGGAAATTGCAGCTGCAGGATTTCATAACCTTCTTATGATTGGTTCTCCCGGTTCTGGAAAATCTATGATGGCAAAAGCTTTTCCTTCTATACTGCCCCCTATGAGCTTTGAGGAGGCAATAGAAACAACAAAGATACACAGCGTGGCCGGAATACTTGATGGATATATAGTCAAAAACAGGCCCTATAGGAACCCCCATCATACAATTTCTGATGTGGCATTAATAGGTGGAGGAAGTATTCCAAAGCCTGGAGAGGTATCCCTTGCCCATAATGGTGTTTTATTTTTAGATGAATTTCCAGAATTTAAACGCTCTTCCCTTGAAGTTCTCCGTCAACCTATGGAGGACAGGGAAGTCGTCATATCCCGTGCCAGCGGCAGATACAAATTCCCTGCAAAATTCCAGCTTCTTGCAGCTGCTAATCCTTGCCCCTGTGGATATAAAAATGACCCTATTAGAGAGTGCAGATGCACGCCTGCAGAGATAAGAAGATACAGGAATAAGCTATCGGGGCCCATCGTTGACAGGATTGATATGATAACCTGGGTCAATTCAGTTCCGCCTGAAGAATTATCTAAAATGTCAGCAGGAGAAAGTTCGCAGCAAATCAGAGAAAGGGTTTTAAAGGCTGTTGATATACAGAAAAAAAGATTTAAAGAGCTGCCTGTAAACTTTAACAGTGAGATGAGCCCATCTATGATTGAAAAATTTGTTATTTTAGAAGATGAGGCAGAAAATACCCTTAGACTTGCTGCCAAAAAATACGGAATAACTGCAAGGGGCTTCCACAGGATACTAAAGGTTAGCCGAACCATTGCTGACCTTGAGGCTTCAAAAAATGTAAAAACTAAACATATAGTAGAAGCTTTAAACTACAGATTAACAGAGGAAATGCTGTCTTGA